Proteins encoded together in one Ptiloglossa arizonensis isolate GNS036 chromosome 9, iyPtiAriz1_principal, whole genome shotgun sequence window:
- the L(2)41ab gene encoding lethal (2) 41Ab has product MDLIETSTLNVLDPNDKLMNKFQKTLHAHLTDVNNRLSEDIFTTEASIKQAEKELESKGLYLYQIQQEIDHQHTTILQYMEALTTITLLSEKRYQNIEAAKEVLKENHCKLKEETKKKEKFSQELKTLLAFYSYLSKWEEDLNDYFKKSKQISSQDAKRQKMLMNKKQQRDFILYRLKEEVWRIEAEIAYLDEQVQIKDREKENSSRVIIDVNTDLETLHAEHKDLHNTWKSIIANICKRNNFYNQLCSKQGEAHELCDALLLKIHKVKKETEKETEINEHLTSVLFRLENDVQIISKVISMYNEKIADIELQLLNLTKVDEQTQCDYNIIFTKYQNCLYEAEQANKKFEISFGKKNNLEDTMIKKLEEKVVCDKTAQYVNELLLNTKNTMLQHEITVARIENLYGDSCLKLEKLKNLTINQKTELEELLQKNGGKANQIDELQKEIRKYETTIERKQRKLLGINKLIKQIAPNIDGEDLSPQDLKIISLEKNIQELIQNIQKAQQFWMRQQGFMVSLSQEKESQLQEINLFDKEIMIMEQKNVKLEYALEMLTKEEASTNKIIISLRQKVSHINADLVVQKDLREELEDKNCIIKNECILSFEELKLELIKLQSNLRNLCTEKIILKEELKSLQQESLSWEKKVQLLQETIKQIKEERSAGGVAPMKNEIHKMEMRLSYLRRIQEKLIHDMELCIGRRDIIVNKVIGKLKKNPRELHNEKLIMHKRLFDQRTKIKQFLTITKQTEDRVEQLKSQINSTDNNLTKCKQDLQNVKECISNIENDIEQLETLKYHNLHSLVLKQRKVKQFQNIKSGTYKMIYKSENVIEENIKIENTYRQYLKHIIEKTNHDFPMLRVSLRKILLLLQIL; this is encoded by the exons atggaTTTGATTGAAACATCTACATTAAATGTTCTTGATCCTAATgacaaattaatgaataaatttcaaaaaacgCTCCATGCACATTTAACAGATGTTAATAATAGACTTTCAGAAGATATATTTACAACT gAAGCATCGATAAAACAAGCTGAAAAAGAATTAGAATCAAAAGGTCTATATTTATATCAAATTCAACAAGAAATTGATCATCAACATACAACAATTCTACAATATATGGAAGCACTGACAACGATCACATTGCTGAGTGAAAAAAGATATCAGAATATAGAAGCTGCTAAAGAAGTTTTAAAAGAAAATCATTGTAAATTaaaggaagaaacaaagaaaaaagaaaaattttctcaagaattAAAAACCTTGCTGGCTTTTTATAGTTACTTGTCTAAATGGGAAGAAGATTTAaatgattattttaaaaaatcaaaaCAGATATCATCACAAGATGCCAAGAGACAGAAAATGTTAATGAATAAGAAACAGCAAcgagattttattttatatcgattAAAGGAAGAAGTGTGGAGAATTGAAGCAGAGATAGCATATTTAGatgaacaagtacaaattaaagacagagaaaaagaaaatagtagTAGAGTCATAATCGATGTAAATACAGATTTAGAAACCCTACATGCAGAACACAAAGACTTACATAATACATGGAAGTCTATTATAGCTAATATTTGTAAacggaataatttttacaacCAGTTATGTTCTAAACAAGG AGAAGCGCATGAATTGTGTGATGCACTGTTATTGAAAATACATaaagttaaaaaagaaacagaaaaggaGACTGAAATCAACGAACATTTGACATCTGTACTTTTTCGTCTAGAAAATGATGTTCAAATCATATCAAAAGTAATATCAATGTACAATGAAAAAATTGCAGACATTGAATTGCAATTACTAAATTTGACAAAAGTTGATGAGCAAACACAGTGtgattacaatattatttttact AAATATCAGAACTGCTTATACGAAGCAGAACAAGCAAATAAAAAGTTTGAAATCAGTTTTGGCAAAAAGAATAATTTAGAAGACacaatgattaaaaaattggaagaaaaagtTGTATGTGATAAAACAGCACAATATGTAAATGagttattattaaatacaaaaaatactATGTTACAACATGAAATTACAGTTGCACGtatagaaaatttatatggAGATAGTTGTTTGAAACTAGAAAAGCTTAAAAATCTGACTATAAATCAGAAAACAGAGTTAGAAGAACTTTTGCAAAAAAATGGAGGAAAAGCAAACCAAATAGATgaattacaaaaagaaataagaaaatatgaaaCTACAATTGAAAGAAAGCAAAGAAAACTTCTTGGAATAaataaacttattaaacag ATTGCACCAAACATTGATGGTGAAGATTTGAGTCCAcaagatttaaaaattattagtttaGAAAAGAATATTCAAGAACTTATACAGAATATTCAAAAAGCACAGCAGTTCTGGATGCGTCAACAAGGTTTTATGGTTTCATTGAGTCAAGAGAAAGAATCACAGTTACAGGAAATAAATCTCTTTGACAAAGAAATCATGATAATGgaacaaaaaaatgttaaattagagTATGCATTAGAAATGCTTACAAAAGAAGAAGCAAGTACAAACAAGATTATAATTTCTCTTAGACAAAAAGTATCACATATAAATGCAGATTTAGTGGTACAAAAAGATTTGAGAGAGGAATTGGAAGACAAAAATTgcataataaaaaatgaatgtaTTTTATCTTTTGAAGAATTGAAATTAGAACTTATAAAATTGCAAagtaatttaagaaatttatgtactgaaaaaattatattaaaagaagaattaaaatCTTTACAACAAGAGAGTTTATCATGGGAAAAAAAg GTACAATTACTGCAAGAGacaataaaacaaataaaagaagaacGCAGTGCGGGCGGCGTAGCaccaatgaaaaatgaaatacataAAATGGAAATGAGACTTTCTTATTTAAGAAGAattcaagaaaaattaattcatgATATGGAACTCTGTATAGGAAGGAGAGATATTATAGTAAACAAAGTAATTGGTAAGCTTAAAAAAAATCCAAGAGAACTACATAATGAaaaacttataatgcacaaacgttTATTTGATCAACGAACAAAAATCAAGCAATTTTTAAcg ATAACCAAACAAACTGAAGATAGAGTGGAACAATTGAAAAGTCAAATAAACAGCACAGATAATAATTTAACAAAGTGCAAACAAGATTTACAAAATGTAAAAGAATGCATTTCTAATATAGAAAACGATATCGAACAGTTGGAAACTTTAAAATACCAT AATCTGCATAGCTTAGTCCTTAAACaaagaaaagtaaaacaatttcaaaatataaaaagtgGTACTTATAAAATGATTTACAAGAGTGAAAATGTaatagaagaaaatataaaaatagaaaacactTATCGACAATACTTAAAACATATAATAGAAAAAACTAATCATGACTTTCCGATGTTACGAGTCAGTTTACGGAAAATTCTATTACTCTTGCAAATTCTTTAA